In Dermacentor variabilis isolate Ectoservices chromosome 11, ASM5094787v1, whole genome shotgun sequence, one genomic interval encodes:
- the LOC142563410 gene encoding uncharacterized protein LOC142563410, whose protein sequence is MGGCYWLLRVLMQWSPPAAPESRLLWLLYDHRRHLLDAYNAAFREGCLPDPWRCAVVVPVLKRGKPARDLASYRPVSLTSVPGQTMETMALSRLQWIARARGALPPEQCGFRAHRSTGDCIAVIVGMLEQARRAGEAAFLLLLDVRSAFDSLPHESIISAVEALGVVGNLLAYVKAFHADRTFAVRVGRATSSPRPVTTGVPQGRVLSPFQFNLTLAPIIECLPKAGGFPVRAVVNADGVALYVRGPRTAIAEMRRELQEALDSVAGFLRAKESLQTRAPSLTPPTTKTLDTCSLHQEDTGVQPWAELELNNKIAGMHSAALQLSSTKSEAFMVHPHAATRRHTGRVLVDGVPLSWQPTWRNIDGDHRRVLRMCHGLPRASRVAETLAETGARPPSLTADLRALGHIERLSSAPDASPIVSLLRQLPASRVGKMLQLFEAIVADPPAPPPDWPPPSLAVPLDVCLELPGVRSKHRTPLCAIMQEAAARIEDDLAGRAHLYTDGSVLEDGSAAAACIAPSLAIESQCHLPCRANSTPAELVGIHLAADVLEQAPHIACVAILTDSRPALQQLLLEDRAPLLAQRVACRLHALQQRGLDLRLQWVPSHVGVAGNEAVDKLARRAHDHNTPITKRVSSSDTAPLRIRRELTLRHLDGRVARGFSAGTPATPSPGGRLHQARARLPPRPADRFRVANTLERT, encoded by the exons ATGGGAGGCTGCTATTGGCTGCTGCGCGTGCTGATGCAATGGTCTCCGCCGGCTGCCCCTGAGAGTCGTCTGCTGTGGCTTCTTTACGACCACCGCCGGCATCTCCTAGACGCCTACAACGCCGCCTTCCGCGAGGGCTGCCTGCCGGACCCCTGGCGCTGTGCTGTCGTCGTTCCGGTACTGAAGCGCGGCAAGCCTGCACGCGACCTCGCCTCCTACCGGCCTGTCTCGCTGACGTCGGTGCCGGGACAAACCATGGAGACGATGGCGCTGTCGAGGCTGCAGTGGATCGCGCGTGCCCGCGGCGCCCTTCCGCCTGAGCAGTGCGGCTTCCGTGCACACCGATCTACTGGCGACTGCATCGCTGTTATTGTCGGCATGCTGGAGCAGGCCAGGCGCGCGGGAGAAGctgccttcctcctcctcctcgacgtgCGCAGCGCTTTCGACTCGCTCCCACACGAGTCGATCATCTCAGCTGTTGAGGCTCTCGGCGTGGTCGGCAACCTACTTGCATACGTCAAGGCTTTCCACGCTGACAGGACATTCGCCGTTCGCGTGGGCCGCGCCACCAGCTCGCCACGACCAGTGACCACCGGCGTGCCTCAGGGCAGGGTGTTAAGCCCTTTTCAGTTCAACCTCACCCTCGCTCCCATCATTGAGTGCTTGCCGAAAGCTGGTGGCTTCCCTGTGCGTGCTGTTGTCAACGCGGACGGCGTCGCCCTCTACGTGCGGGGGCCGAGGACTGCCATTGCCGAGATGCGCCGCGAGCTGCAGGAGGCCCTCGATTCCGTCGCCGGCTTTCTACGTGCCAAAGAGT CTCTACAGACACGAGCGCCCTCGCTAACGCCGCCGACAACGAAAACGCTTGACACTTGCAGTCTGCATCAGGAAGACACCGGCGTCCAGCCTTGGGCAGAGTTGGAACTCAACAATAAAATAGCAGGCATGCATTCGGCAGCACTGCAGCTGTCGTCGACCAAGAGCGAGGCGTTCATGGTGCACCCTCACGCTGCCACACGCCGCCACACCGGCCGCGTGCTCGTCGACGGTGTCCCACTGAGTTGGCAGCCGACG TGGCGCAACATCGACGGTGATCACCGCAGAGTGCTACGCATGTGCCATGGCCTGCCGCGAGCATCACGAGTGGCGGAGACCCTTGCAGAAACCGGCGCGCGGCCTCCCTCATTGACGGCCGATCTCCGCGCGCTCGGCCACATCGAGCGCCTCTCCAGTGCCCCCGACGCAAGCCCTATCGTCTCACTACTGCGGCAGCTCCCCGCATCCCGCGTGGGCAAGATGCTCCAGCTGTTCGAGGCAATTGTGGCTGACCCGCCGGCTCCACCACCAGACTGGCCGCCACCGAGTCTCGCCGTGCCCCTGGACGTGTGTCTCGAACTGCCAGGCGTCCGCTCCAAGCACCGCACGCCTCTCTGCGCCATCATGCAGGAGGCTGCAGCGAGGATAGAGGACGACCTGGCAGGGAGAGCGCACCTCTACACGGACGGCTCGGTACTCGAGGACGGCTCCGCGGCTGCTGCTTGCATCGCCCCGAGCCTCGCCATCGAAAGCCAGTGTCACCTGCCCTGCCGAGCCAACTCAACTCCCGCTGAGCTCGTGGGAATACACCTGGCTGCGGACGTGCTCGAGCAAGCGCCACACATCGCTTGCGTGGCGATCCTCACCGACTCGAGGCccgcgctgcagcagctgctactAGAGGATCGTGCCCCACTGCTCGCCCAGCGTGTTGCGTGCAGACTCCACGCTTTGCAGCAACGAGGACTGGATCTGCGCCtgcaatgggtgccctcgcatgTTGGCGTCGCCGGGAATGAGGCCGTCGACAAGCTCGCACGACGCGCACACGATCACAACACGCCGATCACGAAGCGGGTCAGCTCGTCCGACACCGCGCCGCTCAGGATCCGCCGAGAGCTAACGCTCCGCCATCTTGACGGCCGGGTTGCGCGGGGCTTTAGCGCGGGGACGCCCGCCACGCCATCTCCCGGAGGCCGGCTTCACCaggcgcgagcgcgccttcctcctcgccctgCGGACCGGTTCCGTGTGGCCAACACCCTcgagagaacttaa